A stretch of Malus sylvestris chromosome 11, drMalSylv7.2, whole genome shotgun sequence DNA encodes these proteins:
- the LOC126591052 gene encoding uncharacterized protein LOC126591052 isoform X10, translating to MEKLLVQIFERKKWIVNQAKQQTLLFEQHLASKCLIDGIAPPPWLCSSTDPNNVLKKQELNSGVPLRGALPVIPFSSHCSVFDKPAPTTHSGELPNGLCTELHGLDKGFGAGDEVSVLPRCCVGNAWRVSKSVPQDVREEDPSVTSPEDVRDARILDIYHDPALSAARGAGDGVSILPQCPVSNAACSSNGVPQDPRKEDLSNTSPEDHRDARTSDIYHDPALSLARVQRSKSRQKALEIRNSAKKCFSLDKNNGIGYASGTIGCAISSLQSDHVDELNLFKPPETSDYACEVEEAKIGEFQSKERGTTISSGRITRSRSSGQQERSLNVSGSVCIDQKSGGALADSIGILPQQSNHVNKQLELVNFSHITNDCRPENEAKVGDYFIKKKGSSMYSGRTTRSRSASQEPNRLDEMSKLEHLSNSISEDGVRNSLQQPKHVDEMVEVVKSCDVIDGSCEAKTKVGECWGKGTSDYSGRITRSRSSSRNPNDVNNSPKIDTSCVSVKGDGSIIHHSSGTSTQPPQPLSWTTGDPDFHGAHGSQVSILRSLPAQSNLEFCAVNGEKHSSKEDSSGEYVFRSTGSQAVCRTEKIVKGAIANTSSQRINQSTYAASKKSHDSQRTQISAGRSVPIQCDLDLWAENSTDSSDKENDADHYAGRKTGNNNNSKHLSEKMTRGSAGIRHQDVSSTMVKEVPCTQTSEFVKAATGGETEIDPDVLVEVSGSKLDGTGLKVGVEVLASRQPADCNVFVNPKQLNFDDVEESCRNGCYTPLKEGMQRRSSEKSSLSVMHTEDIRDEGMTVDYQENCNSSLPMNFLGDPEVSVKGKDLQSALSESPAEDSKSISNGNAVISVKEASYDHNDGGTSTLLESGNRESLCGSTGSVEHSPKASLESQGPLSREDVAKSILSRSPVEEKPRHEDQDMIESSESSPKAQIKEGETSDELNVVKPPDTSACEVEEAKIGDFQSKERGTAISSSRTARSRSSGQQESSLNVSDSASNARKTGGTLAGSIGISPRLSNHANQPLESVNFSHITNESCQKKEAKARDHFLLEGSCPQHKRRKIGHKTVDCLSASLDLREHGFYTVSRDSACGNLGSVEHRPKAMLESQGLSVSQEDVVKSNVSRISVEETHQNEDHHMIDWSESSPKAQMTEGRISLGCGNTSGNAPFTFMDKEFEESILSLMKQTGGRSQNSLMEETGVAHPPSIIVDSRSQCIEKNTVSLTLENHLTIGHAEHMTCARREMQEMRFDLEGTSNFGSPRSQSLDLIGSDDTKPELEGFVMQTDDEPTSIAGKGVGFDEWNLPSTTIEHASILEQLCQSACMQTPVACSSASYKLHNIPNLYQSVPTGLLEGVDMRTMNDAVKQLRDGHSCSSEEVGQAFYARSYSDCLLNHSGQSSWDTKKPYLSPVGKLWDITGSRTSSSRKRGSLNPELPCISEENENADEVADIFQDGIVSDALNSSIQRVPLADITEIPNPPASVSKAEPYADRLSLDSVNTEISFTGTHKSFKQRLRIQNSSKRRYNNKETNDIKRTTGSLHNRFSKPKLSGKTSLRKGGPSLSEQEPKRNNIVSSMTSFIPLVQQKQAAAVITAEATSVLQKRKRMNAR from the exons ATGGAGAAGCTGTTGGTGCAGATCTTCGAGCGGAAGAAATGGATTGTTAACCAAGCAAAGCAGCAGACTTTACTCTTCGAGCAACACCTCGCCTCCAAATGCCTAATAGACGGAATCGCCCCTCCTCCCTGGCTTTGCTCCTCCACCGACCCCAACAATG TGTTGAAAAAACAAGAGCTGAATTCCGGAGTTCCACTCCGTGGCGCGCTGCCTGTGATCCCTTTTAGTAGTCACTGTTCTGTGTTTGACAAGCCAGCTCCCACAACTCACAGTGGGGAGCTACCAAATGGTTTGTGCACTGAACTTCATGGTTTGGACAAAGGTTTTGGTGCTGGAGATGAGGTGTCAGTTTTGCCACGGTGCTGCGTAGGTAATGCTTGGCGTGTTTCCAAAAGCGTTCCTCAAGATGTGAGGGAAGAGGATCCTAGTGTTACATCTCCAGAAGATGTGAGGGATGCAAGAATCTTAGACATTTACCATGATCCAGCTCTATCAGCAGCTAGAGGTGCAGGAGATGGGGTATCAATCTTGCCACAATGCCCTGTTAGTAATGCCGCATGTTCCTCCAACGGTGTTCCTCAAGATCCGAGAAAAGAGGATCTGAGTAATACATCTCCTGAAGATCACAGGGATGCAAGAACCTCTGACATTTACCATGACCCAGCTCTATCACTGGCTAGAGTTCAGAGATCCAAATCCAGACAAAAAGCTTTGGAAATTCGCAACAGTGCCAAAAAATGCTTTTCACTGGACAAGAACAATGGTATTGGGTATGCTAGTGGAACAATTGGGTGTGCGATATCTTCCCTACAGTCTGACCATGTTGATGAACTGAACTTATTCAAACCTCCTGAGACAAGTGATTATGCTTGTGAAGTGGAAGAAGCAAAAATAGGCGAGTTTCAAAGCAAGGAAAGAGGTACTACCATCTCCTCTGGTAGAATTACAAGATCTAGAAGCTCTGGTCAACAGGAGAGGTCTTTGAATGTCAGTGGCTCGGTTTGTATTGACCAAAAAAGTGGCGGTGCACTTGCAGATTCTATTGGCATATTACCTCAGCAGTCCAACCATGTAAATAAACAGTTGGAATTGGTTAATTTCTCTCATATCACTAATGATTGTCGCCCAGAGAATGAAGCAAAAGTAGGTGATTATTTTATCAAGAAAAAGGGAAGCAGCATGTACTCTGGGAGAACAACAAGATCTAGAAGTGCTAGTCAAGAACCTAATCGTCTTGATGAAatgtccaagttggagcatttatCTAACAGCATAAGTGAAGATGGTGTCAGAAATTCATTGCAACAACCGAAACATGTTGATGAAATGGTGGAAGTGGTGAAATCTTGTGATGTTATTGATGGAAGCTGTGAAGCGAAAACAAAAGTGGGGGAGTGCTGGGGCAAGGGAACCAGTGATTACAGTGGCAGAATAACAAGATCCAGAAGTTCTTCCCGAAACCCAAATGATGTTAACAATTCTCCGAAGATAGATACTTCCTGTGTTTCTGTGAAGGGTGATGGCAGTATAATCCATCATTCCAGCGGTACGTCAACACAGCCACCTCAGCCTTTAAGTTGGACTACAGGAGATCCTGATTTCCATGGTGCACATGGGTCTCAAGTGTCCATTTTAAGGTCTCTACCTGCTCAAAGTAATCTTGAGTTTTGTGCAGTAAATGGGGAAAAGCATTCAAGTAAGGAGGATTCTTCTGGGGAGTATGTCTTCAGAAGTACTGGGTCACAAGCTGTGTGTAGGACTGAAAAAATAGTGAAAGGTGCCATCGCCAATACATCCAGTCAAAGAATTAATCAGTCAACATATGCTGCATCTAAAAAGTCTCATGATTCACAGAGAACTCAAATATCTGCTGGAAGGTCTGTTCCAATTCAATGTGATCTAGATCTGTGGGCAGAGAATTCAACAGATTCTTCAGACAAGGAAAATGATGCAGATCACTATGCTGGTAGAAAGACAggtaacaacaacaacagcaaGCATTTGTCAGAGAAAATGACTCGTGGGTCTGCAGGAATCAGGCACCAGGATGTGTCAAGTACTATGGTAAAAGAGGTACCTTGTACGCAAACCAGTGAATTTGTTAAAGCTGCAACTGGTGGAGAAACTGAAATTGATCCTGATGTATTGGTTGAAGTTTCTGGATCAAAATTGGATGGTACTGGGCTTAAAGTTGGAGTGGAAGTTTTAGCCTCAAGGCAGCCAGCTGATTGTAATGTGTTTGTGAATCCCAAGCAACTTAATTTTGATGATGTGGAAGAGTCCTGTAGGAATGGATGTTATACTCCTCTTAAAGAGGGGATGCAGCGAAGGTCATCAGAGAAAAGTTCTCTTTCCGTGATGCACACTGAAGATATACGGGACGAAGGAATGACTGTTGATTACCAAGAAAACTGTAACTCATCCTTGCCGATGAATTTTCTCGGGGATCCAGAAGTTTCAGTCAAAGGAAAGGACCTCCAGAGTGCTTTATCTGAATCCCCTGCAGAGGATTCTAAAAGTATCTCTAATGGAAATGCTGTCATATCAGTAAAAGAGGCATCCTATGATCATAATGATGGAGGTACTAGTACTCTGCTAGAAAGTGGCAATAGAGAGTCTCTGTGTGGAAGCACAGGAAGCGTAGAGCACAGTCCAAAGGCCTCACTAGAATCTCAAGGCCCACTTTCTCGGGAGGATGTTGCAAAATCAATTCTTAGTAGAAGTCCAGTTGAAGAAAAGCCTCGACATGAGGACCAAGACATGATAGAGAGCTCTGAATCTTCACCCAAGGCACAGATTAAAGAG GGTGAAACTAGTGATGAACTGAACGTAGTCAAACCTCCTGATACAAGTGCTTGCGAAGTGGAAGAGGCAAAAATAGGTGATTTTCAAAGCAAGGAAAGAGGCACTGCTATCTCCTCTAGTAGAACTGCAAGATCTAGAAGCTCTGGCCAACAGGAGAGCTCTTTGAATGTCAGTGATTCAGCCAGTAATGCCAGAAAAACTGGCGGTACACTTGCAGGTTCTATTGGCATATCACCTCGGCTGTCTAACCATGCAAATCAACCCTTGGAATCGGTTAATTTTTCTCATATCACTAATGAAAGTTGccaaaagaaggaagcaaagGCAAGAGATCACTTTCTTTTGGAGGGTTCATGCCCTCAGCATAAACGAAGAAAGATTGGGCATAAAACAGTTGATTGCTTGTCTGCTTCCTTGGACTTGAGAGAACATGGCTTTTACACTGTCAGTAGAGATTCTGCGTGTGGGAACTTGGGAAGTGTAGAACATCGTCCAAAGGCCATGCTAGAATCTCAAGGACTTTCAGTTTCCCAGGAGGATGTTGTGAAATCAAATGTCAGCAGAATCTCAGTCGAAGAAACACATCAAAATGAGGATCACCACATGATAGATTGGTCTGAATCTTCACCTAAGGCACAGATGACAGAG GGTAGAATCAGCTTGGGATGCGGGAATACAAGTGGGAATGCACCTTTCACTTTCATGGATAAAGAATTTGAAGAATCAATCTTAAGTTTGATGAAGCAGACTGGTGGCCGGTCTCAAAATTCTTTGATGGAGGAAACAGGAGTAGCACATCCGCCAAGCATTATCGTTGATTCACGAAGTCAATGCATAGAAAAGAACACTGTTTCATTAACTCTTGAGAATCATCTTACAATAGGACATGctgaacatatgacttgtgCTCGAAGAGAAATGCAGGAAATGAGATTTGATCTTGAAGGGACCAGTAATTTTGGATCTCCACGTAGTCAATCCTTGGATTTGATTGGTTCCGATGATACAAAGCCTGAGCTTGAGGGGTTCGTTATGCAAACAGATGATGAACCAACAAGCATTGCTGGAAAGGGAGTTGGCTTTGACGAGTGGAACCTTCCAAGCACTACAATTGAACATGCCAGCATTCTGGAGCAGCTGTGCCAATCTGCTTGCATGCAAACTCCAGTTGCATGCTCTTCTGCTTCATATAAGTTGCATAATATTCCAAATCTCTACCAGTCTGTTCCAACTGGGCTTCTAGAGGGTGTGGATATGAGGACCATGAATGATGCTGTCAAGCAATTAAGGGATGGTCATAGTTGCTCGAGTGAGGAAGTTGGCCAGGCGTTTTATGCAAGGTCCTATTCTGATTGCCTATTAAATCATAGTGGTCAATCTAGTTGGGATACTAAGAAACCTTATCTGTCTCCAGTTGGGAAACTTTGGGATATAACTGGTTCAAGGACTAGCAGTTCAAGGAAGCGAGGAAGCTTAAATCCGGAGCTTCCCTGCATCagtgaagaaaatgagaatgCAGATGAGGTAGCTGATATTTTCCAAGATGGCATTGTTTCAGATGCATTAAATAGCTCAATACAAAGAGTACCCCTTGCTGACATTACTGAGATTCCAAACCCTCCTGCATCAGTTTCTAAAGCTGAACCATATGCAGATAGACTTAGTCTAGATTCCGTGAACACTGAAATCAGCTTTACAGGCACTCATAAGAGCTTCAAACAGAGGCTTCGAATCCAAAACAGCAGCAAGAGAAGATATAACAATAAGGAGACAAACGATATTAAGAGGACCACTGGATCACTTCATAACAGGTTCAGTAAACCAAAATTATCTGGAAAAACCAGTTTGAGAAAAGGTGGTCCAAGTTTGTCAGAGCAGGAGCCGAAACGTAACAATATCGTGTCTAGCATGACTTCTTTCATTCCACTTGTTCAACAGAAACAAGCAGCTGCAGTTATAACAG CTGAAGCTACAAGCGTCTtgcagaaaagaaagagaatgaacgcaagatga
- the LOC126591052 gene encoding uncharacterized protein LOC126591052 isoform X8, with protein sequence MEKLLVQIFERKKWIVNQAKQQTLLFEQHLASKCLIDGIAPPPWLCSSTDPNNVLKKQELNSGVPLRGALPVIPFSSHCSVFDKPAPTTHSGELPNGLCTELHGLDKGFGAGDEVSVLPRCCVGNAWRVSKSVPQDVREEDPSVTSPEDVRDARILDIYHDPALSAARGAGDGVSILPQCPVSNAACSSNGVPQDPRKEDLSNTSPEDHRDARTSDIYHDPALSLARVQRSKSRQKALEIRNSAKKCFSLDKNNGIGYASGTIGCAISSLQSDHVDELNLFKPPETSDYACEVEEAKIGEFQSKERGTTISSGRITRSRSSGQQERSLNVSGSVCIDQKSGGALADSIGILPQQSNHVNKQLELVNFSHITNDCRPENEAKVGDYFIKKKGSSMYSGRTTRSRSASQEPNRLDEMSKLEHLSNSISEDGVRNSLQQPKHVDEMVEVVKSCDVIDGSCEAKTKVGECWGKGTSDYSGRITRSRSSSRNPNDVNNSPKIDTSCVSVKGDGSIIHHSSGTSTQPPQPLSWTTGDPDFHGAHGSQVSILRSLPAQSNLEFCAVNGEKHSSKEDSSGEYVFRSTGSQAVCRTEKIVKGAIANTSSQRINQSTYAASKKSHDSQRTQISAGRSVPIQCDLDLWAENSTDSSDKENDADHYAGRKTGNNNNSKHLSEKMTRGSAGIRHQDVSSTMVKEVPCTQTSEFVKAATGGETEIDPDVLVEVSGSKLDGTGLKVGVEVLASRQPADCNVFVNPKQLNFDDVEESCRNGCYTPLKEGMQRRSSEKSSLSVMHTEDIRDEGMTVDYQENCNSSLPMNFLGDPEVSVKGKDLQSALSESPAEDSKSISNGNAVISVKEASYDHNDGGTSTLLESGNRESLCGSTGSVEHSPKASLESQGPLSREDVAKSILSRSPVEEKPRHEDQDMIESSESSPKAQIKEGETSDELNVVKPPDTSACEVEEAKIGDFQSKERGTAISSSRTARSRSSGQQESSLNVSDSASNARKTGGTLAGSIGISPRLSNHANQPLESVNFSHITNESCQKKEAKARDHFLLEGSCPQHKRRKIGHKTVDCLSASLDLREHGFYTVSRDSACGNLGSVEHRPKAMLESQGLSVSQEDVVKSNVSRISVEETHQNEDHHMIDWSESSPKAQMTEGRISLGCGNTSGNAPFTFMDKEFEESILSLMKQTGGRSQNSLMEETGVAHPPSIIVDSRSQCIEKNTVSLTLENHLTIGHAEHMTCARREMQEMRFDLEGTSNFGSPRSQSLDLIGSDDTKPELEGFVMQTDDEPTSIAGKGVGFDEWNLPSTTIEHASILEQLCQSACMQTPVACSSASYKLHNIPNLYQSVPTGLLEGVDMRTMNDAVKQLRDGHSCSSEEVGQAFYARSYSDCLLNHSGQSSWDTKKPYLSPVGKLWDITGSRTSSSRKRGSLNPELPCISEENENADEVADIFQDGIVSDALNSSIQRVPLADITEIPNPPASVSKAEPYADRLSLDSVNTEISFTGTHKSFKQRLRIQNSSKRRYNNKETNDIKRTTGSLHNRFSKPKLSGKTSLRKGGPSLSEQEPKRNNIVSSMTSFIPLVQQKQAAAVITAEATKRLAEKKENERKMKKEALKLHRSRMEQENMKQLELQKKKKEEERKKKEADMASKKRQREEEERKEKERKRMRVEARRQQREHEYKLPAEKVENEMKSQAIDGSGPGGKKSKDETPHKKMEAERGFDNSRNISETEPSTSRISISNAGRESIVHEEFHEAWSNYGYKAEVPSDLDKEMENSIGITSQEQSYDISPYKESDDENDDDDNIIPNSKFIPSWSSKNCLAFAVSCQNRADPGTIFPPESFCCISEVLLPRNHQLNNSRMR encoded by the exons ATGGAGAAGCTGTTGGTGCAGATCTTCGAGCGGAAGAAATGGATTGTTAACCAAGCAAAGCAGCAGACTTTACTCTTCGAGCAACACCTCGCCTCCAAATGCCTAATAGACGGAATCGCCCCTCCTCCCTGGCTTTGCTCCTCCACCGACCCCAACAATG TGTTGAAAAAACAAGAGCTGAATTCCGGAGTTCCACTCCGTGGCGCGCTGCCTGTGATCCCTTTTAGTAGTCACTGTTCTGTGTTTGACAAGCCAGCTCCCACAACTCACAGTGGGGAGCTACCAAATGGTTTGTGCACTGAACTTCATGGTTTGGACAAAGGTTTTGGTGCTGGAGATGAGGTGTCAGTTTTGCCACGGTGCTGCGTAGGTAATGCTTGGCGTGTTTCCAAAAGCGTTCCTCAAGATGTGAGGGAAGAGGATCCTAGTGTTACATCTCCAGAAGATGTGAGGGATGCAAGAATCTTAGACATTTACCATGATCCAGCTCTATCAGCAGCTAGAGGTGCAGGAGATGGGGTATCAATCTTGCCACAATGCCCTGTTAGTAATGCCGCATGTTCCTCCAACGGTGTTCCTCAAGATCCGAGAAAAGAGGATCTGAGTAATACATCTCCTGAAGATCACAGGGATGCAAGAACCTCTGACATTTACCATGACCCAGCTCTATCACTGGCTAGAGTTCAGAGATCCAAATCCAGACAAAAAGCTTTGGAAATTCGCAACAGTGCCAAAAAATGCTTTTCACTGGACAAGAACAATGGTATTGGGTATGCTAGTGGAACAATTGGGTGTGCGATATCTTCCCTACAGTCTGACCATGTTGATGAACTGAACTTATTCAAACCTCCTGAGACAAGTGATTATGCTTGTGAAGTGGAAGAAGCAAAAATAGGCGAGTTTCAAAGCAAGGAAAGAGGTACTACCATCTCCTCTGGTAGAATTACAAGATCTAGAAGCTCTGGTCAACAGGAGAGGTCTTTGAATGTCAGTGGCTCGGTTTGTATTGACCAAAAAAGTGGCGGTGCACTTGCAGATTCTATTGGCATATTACCTCAGCAGTCCAACCATGTAAATAAACAGTTGGAATTGGTTAATTTCTCTCATATCACTAATGATTGTCGCCCAGAGAATGAAGCAAAAGTAGGTGATTATTTTATCAAGAAAAAGGGAAGCAGCATGTACTCTGGGAGAACAACAAGATCTAGAAGTGCTAGTCAAGAACCTAATCGTCTTGATGAAatgtccaagttggagcatttatCTAACAGCATAAGTGAAGATGGTGTCAGAAATTCATTGCAACAACCGAAACATGTTGATGAAATGGTGGAAGTGGTGAAATCTTGTGATGTTATTGATGGAAGCTGTGAAGCGAAAACAAAAGTGGGGGAGTGCTGGGGCAAGGGAACCAGTGATTACAGTGGCAGAATAACAAGATCCAGAAGTTCTTCCCGAAACCCAAATGATGTTAACAATTCTCCGAAGATAGATACTTCCTGTGTTTCTGTGAAGGGTGATGGCAGTATAATCCATCATTCCAGCGGTACGTCAACACAGCCACCTCAGCCTTTAAGTTGGACTACAGGAGATCCTGATTTCCATGGTGCACATGGGTCTCAAGTGTCCATTTTAAGGTCTCTACCTGCTCAAAGTAATCTTGAGTTTTGTGCAGTAAATGGGGAAAAGCATTCAAGTAAGGAGGATTCTTCTGGGGAGTATGTCTTCAGAAGTACTGGGTCACAAGCTGTGTGTAGGACTGAAAAAATAGTGAAAGGTGCCATCGCCAATACATCCAGTCAAAGAATTAATCAGTCAACATATGCTGCATCTAAAAAGTCTCATGATTCACAGAGAACTCAAATATCTGCTGGAAGGTCTGTTCCAATTCAATGTGATCTAGATCTGTGGGCAGAGAATTCAACAGATTCTTCAGACAAGGAAAATGATGCAGATCACTATGCTGGTAGAAAGACAggtaacaacaacaacagcaaGCATTTGTCAGAGAAAATGACTCGTGGGTCTGCAGGAATCAGGCACCAGGATGTGTCAAGTACTATGGTAAAAGAGGTACCTTGTACGCAAACCAGTGAATTTGTTAAAGCTGCAACTGGTGGAGAAACTGAAATTGATCCTGATGTATTGGTTGAAGTTTCTGGATCAAAATTGGATGGTACTGGGCTTAAAGTTGGAGTGGAAGTTTTAGCCTCAAGGCAGCCAGCTGATTGTAATGTGTTTGTGAATCCCAAGCAACTTAATTTTGATGATGTGGAAGAGTCCTGTAGGAATGGATGTTATACTCCTCTTAAAGAGGGGATGCAGCGAAGGTCATCAGAGAAAAGTTCTCTTTCCGTGATGCACACTGAAGATATACGGGACGAAGGAATGACTGTTGATTACCAAGAAAACTGTAACTCATCCTTGCCGATGAATTTTCTCGGGGATCCAGAAGTTTCAGTCAAAGGAAAGGACCTCCAGAGTGCTTTATCTGAATCCCCTGCAGAGGATTCTAAAAGTATCTCTAATGGAAATGCTGTCATATCAGTAAAAGAGGCATCCTATGATCATAATGATGGAGGTACTAGTACTCTGCTAGAAAGTGGCAATAGAGAGTCTCTGTGTGGAAGCACAGGAAGCGTAGAGCACAGTCCAAAGGCCTCACTAGAATCTCAAGGCCCACTTTCTCGGGAGGATGTTGCAAAATCAATTCTTAGTAGAAGTCCAGTTGAAGAAAAGCCTCGACATGAGGACCAAGACATGATAGAGAGCTCTGAATCTTCACCCAAGGCACAGATTAAAGAG GGTGAAACTAGTGATGAACTGAACGTAGTCAAACCTCCTGATACAAGTGCTTGCGAAGTGGAAGAGGCAAAAATAGGTGATTTTCAAAGCAAGGAAAGAGGCACTGCTATCTCCTCTAGTAGAACTGCAAGATCTAGAAGCTCTGGCCAACAGGAGAGCTCTTTGAATGTCAGTGATTCAGCCAGTAATGCCAGAAAAACTGGCGGTACACTTGCAGGTTCTATTGGCATATCACCTCGGCTGTCTAACCATGCAAATCAACCCTTGGAATCGGTTAATTTTTCTCATATCACTAATGAAAGTTGccaaaagaaggaagcaaagGCAAGAGATCACTTTCTTTTGGAGGGTTCATGCCCTCAGCATAAACGAAGAAAGATTGGGCATAAAACAGTTGATTGCTTGTCTGCTTCCTTGGACTTGAGAGAACATGGCTTTTACACTGTCAGTAGAGATTCTGCGTGTGGGAACTTGGGAAGTGTAGAACATCGTCCAAAGGCCATGCTAGAATCTCAAGGACTTTCAGTTTCCCAGGAGGATGTTGTGAAATCAAATGTCAGCAGAATCTCAGTCGAAGAAACACATCAAAATGAGGATCACCACATGATAGATTGGTCTGAATCTTCACCTAAGGCACAGATGACAGAG GGTAGAATCAGCTTGGGATGCGGGAATACAAGTGGGAATGCACCTTTCACTTTCATGGATAAAGAATTTGAAGAATCAATCTTAAGTTTGATGAAGCAGACTGGTGGCCGGTCTCAAAATTCTTTGATGGAGGAAACAGGAGTAGCACATCCGCCAAGCATTATCGTTGATTCACGAAGTCAATGCATAGAAAAGAACACTGTTTCATTAACTCTTGAGAATCATCTTACAATAGGACATGctgaacatatgacttgtgCTCGAAGAGAAATGCAGGAAATGAGATTTGATCTTGAAGGGACCAGTAATTTTGGATCTCCACGTAGTCAATCCTTGGATTTGATTGGTTCCGATGATACAAAGCCTGAGCTTGAGGGGTTCGTTATGCAAACAGATGATGAACCAACAAGCATTGCTGGAAAGGGAGTTGGCTTTGACGAGTGGAACCTTCCAAGCACTACAATTGAACATGCCAGCATTCTGGAGCAGCTGTGCCAATCTGCTTGCATGCAAACTCCAGTTGCATGCTCTTCTGCTTCATATAAGTTGCATAATATTCCAAATCTCTACCAGTCTGTTCCAACTGGGCTTCTAGAGGGTGTGGATATGAGGACCATGAATGATGCTGTCAAGCAATTAAGGGATGGTCATAGTTGCTCGAGTGAGGAAGTTGGCCAGGCGTTTTATGCAAGGTCCTATTCTGATTGCCTATTAAATCATAGTGGTCAATCTAGTTGGGATACTAAGAAACCTTATCTGTCTCCAGTTGGGAAACTTTGGGATATAACTGGTTCAAGGACTAGCAGTTCAAGGAAGCGAGGAAGCTTAAATCCGGAGCTTCCCTGCATCagtgaagaaaatgagaatgCAGATGAGGTAGCTGATATTTTCCAAGATGGCATTGTTTCAGATGCATTAAATAGCTCAATACAAAGAGTACCCCTTGCTGACATTACTGAGATTCCAAACCCTCCTGCATCAGTTTCTAAAGCTGAACCATATGCAGATAGACTTAGTCTAGATTCCGTGAACACTGAAATCAGCTTTACAGGCACTCATAAGAGCTTCAAACAGAGGCTTCGAATCCAAAACAGCAGCAAGAGAAGATATAACAATAAGGAGACAAACGATATTAAGAGGACCACTGGATCACTTCATAACAGGTTCAGTAAACCAAAATTATCTGGAAAAACCAGTTTGAGAAAAGGTGGTCCAAGTTTGTCAGAGCAGGAGCCGAAACGTAACAATATCGTGTCTAGCATGACTTCTTTCATTCCACTTGTTCAACAGAAACAAGCAGCTGCAGTTATAACAG CTGAAGCTACAAAGCGTCTtgcagaaaagaaagagaatgaacgcaagatgaagaaggaagcCTTGAAACTTCACCGGTCAAGAATGGAGCAGGAGAATATGAAGCAGTTGGAGCtgcagaaaaaaaagaaagaagaagagaggaagaaaaaagaagctGATATGGCATCAAAGAAGAGACAAAGGGAAGAGGaagaaaggaaggagaaggaaagaaaaagaatgcgTGTTGAAGCCCGTAGACAGCAGAGAGAACATGAATACAAGTTACCTGCTGAAAAAGTAGAGAATGAAATGAAAAGCCAGGCCATT GATGGAAGCGGCCCTGGCGGTAAGAAATCTAAGGATGAAACGCCACATAAGAAAATGGAGGCAGAAAGGGGATTTGACAATTCCAGAAATATTTCGGAGACTGAGCCTAGTACTTCCAGGATTTCAATAAGCAACGCTGGAAGAGAAAGTATTGTCCATGAAGAGTTCCATGAGGCCTGGAGTAATTATGGGTATAAAGCAGAG GTACCGAGCGATTTAGACAAAGAAATGGAGAATTCAATTGGCATTACAAGTCAAGAGCAGTCTTATGACATCTCTCCATACAAAGAATCAGATGATGAAAATGACGATGATGACAATATCATACCGAATAGTAAATTTATTCCTTCATGGTCAAG TAAAAACTGCCTGGCTTTTGCTGTTTCTTGCCAGAATAGAGCAGACCCAGGGACGATCTTCCCCCCAGAAAGCTTTTGCTGCATCTCTGAAG TCCTCTTGCCTCGAAACCATCAATTAAACAACAGCAGAATGCGTTAA